The Shewanella mangrovisoli genome has a window encoding:
- a CDS encoding chemotaxis protein CheW has translation MKDTRNVAAVAASKDDAVLQWVTFKLDNETYGINVMQVQEVLRYTEIAPVPGAPHYVLGIINLRGNVVTVIDTRSRFGLQSAEVDDSTRIVIIEAEKQVIGILVDSVAEVVYLRRSEIDNAPNVGTEESAKFIQGVSNRDNELLILVDLDKLLSDEEWAELNQL, from the coding sequence ATGAAAGATACAAGAAATGTCGCGGCCGTGGCTGCAAGTAAAGATGATGCAGTATTGCAATGGGTTACCTTTAAGTTAGACAACGAAACTTACGGTATCAATGTGATGCAGGTGCAAGAGGTGTTGCGTTACACCGAGATTGCCCCTGTGCCTGGCGCACCCCATTACGTATTAGGGATCATTAACCTGCGCGGCAATGTGGTGACCGTTATTGATACTCGCTCACGTTTTGGCCTGCAATCGGCGGAAGTGGATGATTCGACTCGTATCGTGATTATCGAAGCTGAAAAACAAGTTATCGGTATTTTGGTGGATAGTGTGGCCGAAGTGGTTTATTTGCGCCGTTCTGAAATTGATAATGCGCCGAATGTCGGTACAGAAGAAAGCGCCAAGTTTATCCAAGGCGTGAGCAATCGCGATAACGAGCTACTGATCCTTGTCGACTTAGACAAGTTATTATCCGATGAAGAATGGGCTGAGTTAAATCAGCTCTAA
- a CDS encoding EscU/YscU/HrcU family type III secretion system export apparatus switch protein, translating to MMNEEPKTQQAVALSYDGKHAPKVVASGEGLVADEIIALAKASGVFIHQDPHLSNFLRLLELGEEIPKELYLLIAELIAFVYMLDGKFPEQWNNMHKKIVEKA from the coding sequence ATGATGAATGAAGAACCCAAAACCCAGCAAGCCGTCGCCTTAAGTTACGATGGAAAACATGCTCCTAAAGTCGTGGCATCAGGGGAAGGATTAGTTGCGGATGAGATTATTGCACTTGCCAAAGCGTCAGGCGTTTTCATTCATCAAGATCCTCACCTGAGCAATTTTTTAAGATTACTCGAATTAGGCGAGGAAATACCGAAAGAGCTTTATCTGCTGATCGCAGAACTGATTGCGTTTGTGTACATGTTGGATGGCAAATTTCCTGAGCAGTGGAATAACATGCACAAGAAAATTGTAGAGAAAGCCTAA
- a CDS encoding peptide MFS transporter, which translates to MSVAKPQGTMLGHPKGLFLLFTTELWERFSYYAMRAILVLYLVDKVQSEGGHGLGWTQADAISLYGTFTGLVYLTPLLGGWLADTFLGQRRAIMIGGTLMAAGQFILGTPHAWVPGMETEVFYVGLGTLILGNGLFKPNISTMVGDLYEEGDHRRDGAFTIFYMGINVGAFLSGIIVGSVVAAYDGNFQAGFICAGIGMILSLIIQLLFAQKLLGDIGRTPAAKLEKQKAAEKGEVRKEPLTKVERDRIKVIMVMGLFTIIFWAGFEQAGGLMNLFTNDFTDRMIGTWEVPTTWFQSLNAMFIVIFAPVVASIWVRLGKNEPNSPVKFALGLVLLAVGFLFMIGAVVEMGGDASAKSSMWWLVGAYFFHTMGELCLSPIGLSMVTKLAPLRIASLMMGAWFLFVAAANKIGGVVGSFIGHGGEKEEQLANAMAIFSGIAITAALSGVILYFMADKLVDWMHGAESKHHNEAEALEDEIAVTGEHEAIKR; encoded by the coding sequence ATGAGCGTAGCAAAACCACAAGGGACGATGCTTGGTCATCCCAAGGGCCTATTCCTACTATTTACAACAGAACTTTGGGAACGTTTTAGTTATTACGCAATGCGCGCCATTTTGGTGCTGTATTTAGTTGATAAAGTTCAGAGCGAAGGGGGACACGGTTTAGGTTGGACCCAAGCTGATGCCATTTCACTCTATGGAACATTCACGGGTCTTGTTTACTTAACGCCGCTACTCGGTGGTTGGTTAGCAGATACCTTCTTAGGCCAACGCCGCGCCATTATGATTGGCGGTACCTTAATGGCCGCAGGTCAATTTATTCTAGGTACACCGCACGCTTGGGTTCCAGGTATGGAAACCGAAGTATTCTATGTCGGTTTAGGCACCTTAATTTTAGGTAACGGTCTATTCAAGCCTAATATCTCTACCATGGTGGGCGATCTGTACGAAGAAGGCGATCACCGCCGCGACGGTGCGTTCACCATTTTCTATATGGGCATCAACGTCGGTGCTTTCCTATCGGGTATTATCGTAGGTTCTGTGGTTGCCGCTTATGATGGTAACTTCCAAGCCGGCTTTATCTGTGCCGGTATTGGTATGATCCTGTCATTAATCATCCAGCTTCTATTTGCCCAAAAATTACTTGGTGATATCGGTAGAACCCCAGCGGCTAAGCTTGAAAAGCAAAAAGCGGCAGAAAAAGGTGAAGTTCGCAAAGAGCCTCTCACCAAAGTTGAGCGTGACCGCATTAAAGTCATCATGGTGATGGGTTTATTTACCATCATCTTCTGGGCGGGTTTCGAGCAGGCTGGCGGCCTAATGAACCTGTTCACTAACGATTTTACCGACCGTATGATAGGCACTTGGGAAGTTCCTACCACTTGGTTCCAATCCTTAAACGCGATGTTTATCGTAATTTTTGCCCCTGTTGTTGCCTCGATTTGGGTACGTTTAGGTAAGAATGAACCTAACTCGCCAGTTAAGTTTGCTTTAGGCTTAGTGCTGTTAGCCGTTGGCTTCTTATTCATGATCGGCGCCGTTGTCGAAATGGGCGGCGATGCCTCCGCAAAATCGAGCATGTGGTGGTTAGTCGGTGCTTATTTCTTCCATACCATGGGTGAACTTTGCTTATCACCTATTGGTTTGTCGATGGTGACTAAGTTAGCCCCACTACGTATCGCCTCGTTAATGATGGGAGCTTGGTTCCTGTTCGTTGCAGCAGCAAACAAAATTGGTGGTGTTGTGGGTTCGTTTATCGGCCACGGCGGCGAAAAAGAAGAACAGCTCGCCAATGCAATGGCGATTTTCTCGGGTATTGCGATTACCGCAGCTCTTTCTGGCGTGATCTTATACTTTATGGCTGACAAGTTAGTCGACTGGATGCATGGCGCAGAAAGCAAGCATCACAACGAAGCCGAAGCATTAGAAGATGAAATTGCCGTAACCGGTGAACACGAAGCAATTAAACGTTAA
- a CDS encoding chemotaxis protein CheW: MSKSVDETVFDFFELLLHEEDCKAVASPNAPQHEVATPLAGKKNEAQLLDDAILAEHSQAKVHASVTIAAEVQPQKAKSASNMPHLDEPAPLVNKQALEKLLAPVLKTVVIEEKPAEVLSEAVPDTDKVAEEIQESISSALASDASLTLEQPSTVVDDEISIETTPETQVGFAPPSITKDLQEVLDDEFQVLFFKVAGLTLAVPLVSLGGIVKVERINHIIGRPSWFLGVQTHREEQLNLVDTCAWVMPEKYTDKLAQSVNYQYLVLLEGSNWGLACESLVNAVKINKSQVNWRSKAGKRPWLAGVVKEQMCGILHVQALVEMLDAGLGCQDSIG, translated from the coding sequence ATGTCAAAATCGGTTGATGAAACTGTTTTTGATTTTTTTGAATTATTGCTGCATGAAGAAGACTGCAAAGCTGTGGCTTCCCCGAATGCGCCTCAACATGAGGTTGCGACGCCGCTGGCTGGCAAAAAAAATGAAGCGCAATTACTCGATGACGCTATTTTAGCCGAGCACAGCCAGGCTAAAGTGCATGCGAGCGTGACTATTGCCGCCGAAGTGCAGCCACAGAAGGCAAAGTCTGCCAGCAATATGCCTCATCTTGATGAGCCTGCTCCGTTAGTTAATAAGCAGGCTTTGGAGAAACTCCTCGCGCCGGTATTAAAAACGGTGGTGATTGAGGAGAAGCCCGCGGAAGTGTTGAGCGAAGCTGTGCCTGATACTGATAAGGTAGCGGAGGAGATCCAAGAGAGTATCTCTTCAGCACTCGCAAGCGATGCTAGCCTAACACTTGAGCAGCCATCCACTGTCGTGGATGACGAGATAAGCATTGAGACAACTCCCGAGACTCAGGTGGGGTTTGCCCCTCCAAGTATCACAAAAGACCTGCAAGAAGTACTCGATGATGAGTTTCAAGTACTATTCTTTAAGGTAGCAGGGTTAACCTTAGCCGTGCCTTTAGTGAGTCTTGGTGGGATCGTTAAGGTTGAGCGGATTAATCATATTATCGGTCGCCCATCTTGGTTTTTAGGGGTGCAAACCCACAGGGAAGAGCAGTTAAATCTGGTTGATACCTGTGCATGGGTGATGCCAGAAAAATACACGGATAAACTGGCGCAATCGGTAAATTATCAATATCTTGTACTATTAGAAGGCAGTAATTGGGGATTAGCTTGTGAGTCCCTCGTTAATGCAGTAAAAATTAATAAATCGCAAGTAAACTGGCGCAGCAAAGCGGGGAAACGTCCTTGGTTAGCTGGTGTAGTGAAAGAACAAATGTGTGGCATTTTGCACGTACAAGCCTTAGTTGAAATGCTTGATGCGGGTTTAGGCTGTCAGGACTCCATTGGTTGA
- a CDS encoding DUF2802 domain-containing protein yields MGDEFLIAALVYVIACLGLVLYLQKQLSKLRSKVEALTVLVKEGDRQRESFKRELQELRSGTIGMGRRVIELEKRLHQQSERIEESTQQDPQAKLYTRAMKMVALGAGVDELIKECELPKAEAELLIRLHRK; encoded by the coding sequence ATGGGCGATGAATTTTTAATCGCAGCCTTAGTTTATGTGATTGCGTGTTTAGGGTTAGTCCTTTATCTCCAAAAACAATTGAGTAAGTTGCGCAGTAAAGTTGAAGCGTTAACCGTACTGGTCAAAGAAGGCGATCGCCAACGTGAGTCCTTTAAACGGGAGTTACAGGAGCTTCGCAGTGGCACTATCGGCATGGGACGACGTGTTATCGAGCTTGAGAAGCGCTTACATCAACAATCCGAGCGTATCGAAGAGTCGACGCAGCAGGATCCTCAAGCCAAACTCTATACCCGAGCGATGAAAATGGTCGCATTAGGGGCGGGCGTGGACGAACTGATTAAAGAGTGTGAGTTACCTAAAGCTGAGGCTGAGCTGTTAATTCGCCTTCATCGAAAATAG
- a CDS encoding flagellar hook-length control protein FliK, giving the protein MESIPLINTANAQLITSGTSNDATSATPRPIPAEVQVSPEGDSIILNGTEYNLKLVNAQQRQALIVASSFLVNPIPTESSQTATLSNAQLVTLGAVLTLKLPDAIAQLAQQNGISLDKLYTLAARPQGYPLPNVTVTTKEFQFANGTVVLQDPGTRLSTGEYQAKISLAQGRPILVLTPILSKLEIQIGAPINETQLPIIDKQAANVVVAKTEPAQIIATFLRKLETLTPQTDTLGTTKPAVSGQATSEPKVAPAAPQAVVSDITANKTTTPVSTSAISLQANTEPKLTVVNQKLNPETQSQGTAQTQQKSASFEVKLAEAKNTAFNPQPNNSESIRNTSPTPISINPIKLESAAATLTTSTLTENELPLNLKPQAVEALLAEKSNKTSETTLSVNEVLQKAFTKAGALPLEQMLTRGGANLAAELLKHLPHLGPPTLGQLSDPGELKDAMFGLSALNLATPQLNQAAVFMNASAITSLFQLLLGFRANNANTTVSQKLEDYLEQLQAKTGLSTNQLGQLSKAGGLESMGQLASSLHLYQQASGENNGNLVWFFALPYGINQRHEQLEGKFERDANDDEQQKHKGWHLQLKFNLAQGPLLISARFHQQVLDIQFKGNSQQLLNRVDNFLAPLGQKLSQLGFTPGELSTQIAQVPATLLPGDHFLVKTRA; this is encoded by the coding sequence ATGGAGTCGATTCCACTTATTAACACCGCCAATGCGCAATTAATCACTTCAGGGACATCAAACGATGCCACCAGCGCAACCCCGCGGCCAATTCCTGCTGAGGTACAGGTTTCTCCCGAAGGCGATAGTATTATTCTAAACGGTACAGAATATAATTTAAAGCTTGTTAATGCACAGCAAAGACAAGCCTTGATTGTGGCAAGTAGCTTTTTAGTGAATCCAATCCCCACAGAGTCCAGCCAAACTGCCACCCTATCCAATGCACAACTTGTCACCTTAGGGGCGGTACTGACACTCAAATTACCCGATGCCATTGCTCAACTTGCGCAGCAAAATGGTATTTCCTTGGATAAACTCTATACCCTAGCGGCACGGCCACAGGGATATCCGCTGCCCAATGTCACTGTTACAACAAAAGAATTTCAATTTGCGAACGGAACTGTGGTACTACAGGATCCAGGCACTCGACTCAGCACTGGAGAATATCAAGCCAAGATTAGTCTTGCTCAAGGAAGGCCTATTTTAGTCCTGACCCCCATACTGAGCAAACTCGAAATCCAAATTGGCGCACCAATAAATGAAACTCAACTTCCCATAATTGATAAACAAGCCGCCAATGTGGTGGTAGCTAAAACTGAGCCTGCTCAGATAATTGCGACATTTTTACGCAAATTAGAGACTCTCACGCCACAAACCGACACGTTAGGCACAACTAAACCTGCGGTTTCGGGACAAGCCACTTCAGAGCCCAAAGTGGCTCCTGCGGCCCCACAAGCTGTCGTCAGCGATATTACAGCCAACAAGACAACTACGCCTGTTTCAACTTCTGCCATTAGTCTACAAGCCAATACTGAACCTAAGCTGACTGTTGTAAATCAAAAGTTAAATCCAGAAACTCAATCCCAAGGTACGGCTCAAACTCAGCAAAAATCAGCATCTTTTGAGGTAAAACTTGCTGAGGCAAAAAATACTGCCTTCAATCCCCAGCCAAATAATTCTGAGAGTATCCGTAACACGTCACCAACACCGATATCGATAAATCCAATAAAGTTGGAATCGGCTGCGGCCACTTTGACTACATCAACCTTGACCGAGAATGAACTGCCCTTAAATCTTAAACCTCAGGCGGTAGAGGCACTGTTAGCTGAAAAGAGCAATAAAACCAGCGAGACAACACTCAGCGTCAATGAAGTGCTACAAAAGGCCTTTACTAAGGCTGGCGCGCTACCGTTAGAGCAAATGCTAACGCGTGGGGGAGCCAATCTTGCGGCCGAGCTATTAAAGCATTTACCACATTTGGGCCCACCAACATTAGGTCAGTTAAGCGATCCCGGGGAGTTAAAAGACGCTATGTTTGGGCTTTCAGCCTTAAATCTTGCAACGCCACAACTTAATCAAGCTGCGGTGTTTATGAACGCCAGCGCGATCACCTCATTATTTCAATTACTATTGGGGTTTAGGGCTAATAACGCCAACACTACCGTTAGCCAGAAACTGGAGGATTATTTAGAGCAATTACAGGCGAAAACGGGATTATCGACCAATCAGCTTGGACAATTGAGTAAAGCCGGAGGGCTGGAAAGCATGGGACAACTGGCCTCAAGCTTACACCTCTATCAGCAGGCAAGCGGCGAAAACAACGGCAATCTAGTATGGTTTTTTGCCCTACCCTATGGGATAAATCAACGGCATGAACAGCTCGAAGGTAAATTTGAACGAGATGCCAATGACGACGAACAGCAAAAGCACAAAGGTTGGCATCTGCAATTGAAGTTTAATCTTGCACAGGGGCCGCTGCTGATTTCGGCACGCTTCCATCAGCAAGTGTTAGATATTCAATTTAAAGGCAATAGTCAGCAACTGCTCAATCGCGTCGATAATTTTTTAGCCCCATTGGGTCAAAAATTATCCCAGTTAGGTTTTACGCCGGGGGAGCTTTCCACCCAAATCGCCCAAGTTCCTGCGACACTGCTCCCGGGTGACCATTTTTTAGTGAAAACACGTGCCTAA
- a CDS encoding response regulator, translating into MALSDVSILWVEDDPVFRQIVATFLSGRGAEVVQACDGEQGLSIFKQQRFDIVLADLSMPKLGGLDMLKEMSKLEPLVPSIVVSGNNVMADVVEALRVGACDYLVKPVPDLFIIEQAIKQGLQRHQSDDVTQAEFDALSNQELKDNLVLLEQSVEAAKQVQQQLFPASNISYPTAKVDYSLFKSSDISSYFIDSTMVGSDHLIMYMAHLYPEDNRAAFACVLLRSFVNQKLKNYRSGQSKTIIEPFNMLSYLNERLVKSGLDITVDIIYVAIELTRYRAAIAQAGKGLRCYLRNDEGLSPLALSESLQLGMLDWGKPSIQFRTILPQEQLCIATSEPEHKQQLLENQFKGLVYDPQLPAGGFMQLSL; encoded by the coding sequence ATGGCGTTAAGTGATGTATCCATTCTATGGGTCGAAGATGACCCTGTCTTTAGGCAGATCGTCGCCACATTTTTAAGTGGCCGCGGTGCCGAAGTCGTGCAAGCCTGTGATGGCGAGCAGGGACTGTCTATTTTTAAGCAACAGCGCTTCGATATTGTACTTGCCGATCTCAGCATGCCTAAACTCGGTGGTCTCGATATGCTCAAGGAAATGAGTAAATTAGAACCATTGGTGCCTTCTATTGTGGTCTCCGGCAATAACGTGATGGCGGATGTGGTTGAAGCCCTGCGCGTTGGTGCTTGCGATTATCTCGTTAAACCCGTTCCCGATTTATTTATTATTGAGCAAGCGATCAAACAGGGATTGCAAAGACACCAATCCGATGATGTGACTCAAGCCGAGTTTGATGCTTTGTCTAATCAAGAGCTCAAGGATAATTTGGTTCTGTTAGAACAAAGTGTTGAGGCGGCAAAGCAAGTTCAGCAACAACTATTCCCTGCTTCTAACATTAGCTATCCCACGGCCAAAGTAGATTACAGTCTGTTTAAGAGTAGTGATATCAGCAGCTACTTTATCGATTCTACCATGGTGGGTAGCGATCATTTGATCATGTATATGGCTCACCTATACCCGGAAGATAATCGAGCAGCTTTCGCGTGTGTGTTGCTACGCAGCTTCGTTAATCAAAAGCTTAAGAATTACCGTAGTGGTCAGAGTAAAACCATAATCGAGCCATTTAATATGTTGAGTTATTTGAATGAGCGATTAGTTAAATCAGGTCTCGATATCACGGTCGATATTATTTATGTTGCTATCGAATTAACGCGTTATCGCGCTGCGATTGCCCAAGCTGGTAAGGGGCTGAGATGCTATTTGCGTAATGATGAAGGCTTGAGCCCATTAGCGCTTTCAGAGAGTTTACAGTTGGGCATGTTAGATTGGGGTAAGCCGAGCATTCAGTTTCGGACCATACTGCCGCAGGAGCAACTCTGTATTGCGACCAGCGAGCCTGAGCATAAGCAGCAGCTATTAGAAAACCAGTTCAAAGGCCTTGTTTATGATCCGCAGTTGCCCGCGGGGGGCTTTATGCAATTGAGCCTATAA
- a CDS encoding MlaA family lipoprotein, whose protein sequence is MKLKWLGVLLGFALLPKVYGAEATVPETTPKDTASAVKITYDDPRDPFEGFNRAMWDFNYLYLDRYIYRPVAHGYNDYLPLPAKTGINNFVQNLEEPSSLVNNALQGKWGWAANAGGRFTVNTTIGLLGVFDVADMMGMPRKQDEFNEVLGYYGVPNGPYFMAPFAGPYVVRELASDWVDGLYFPLSELTVWQSIVKWGLKSLHARASAIDQERLVDNALDPYTFVKDAYLQHMDYKVYDGNVPQKQEDDELLDQYMQELE, encoded by the coding sequence ATGAAGTTGAAATGGCTAGGGGTACTTTTAGGATTTGCATTACTGCCTAAGGTGTATGGGGCAGAGGCGACTGTACCTGAGACTACTCCAAAGGATACGGCTTCAGCGGTTAAGATTACTTACGATGATCCGCGTGATCCCTTTGAGGGATTTAACCGTGCAATGTGGGATTTCAACTATCTGTATTTAGACCGGTATATTTATCGCCCCGTCGCACATGGATACAACGATTATCTACCATTGCCTGCGAAAACAGGGATAAACAACTTCGTGCAGAATTTGGAAGAACCGAGCAGCCTAGTTAACAACGCCTTACAGGGAAAATGGGGCTGGGCGGCTAATGCGGGCGGCCGTTTTACGGTTAACACCACAATCGGTTTGCTCGGGGTATTTGATGTGGCCGATATGATGGGGATGCCACGTAAGCAAGATGAATTTAACGAAGTGTTAGGCTACTACGGCGTGCCAAATGGACCATATTTTATGGCCCCCTTTGCCGGCCCCTATGTGGTGCGAGAACTCGCATCAGATTGGGTTGATGGTCTATACTTTCCACTATCTGAGCTAACAGTGTGGCAATCCATTGTTAAATGGGGACTTAAGAGTCTTCATGCGAGAGCGTCAGCGATTGACCAAGAAAGGCTTGTTGATAATGCGCTCGACCCTTATACCTTTGTGAAAGATGCGTATTTACAACACATGGACTATAAAGTCTATGATGGCAATGTTCCTCAAAAACAAGAAGATGATGAGTTGCTCGATCAGTACATGCAGGAACTTGAGTAA
- a CDS encoding ParA family protein, which translates to MKVWTIANQKGGVGKTTSVASLAGALAKRGKRVLMIDTDPHASLGYYLGIDSEEVPGSLFDVFVAHKSLTTDLVKSHIVPTLVDGLDLLPATMALATLDRALGHQEGMGLVLRNLLALVADDYDVAIVDCPPVLGVLMVNALAASQHIVIPVQTEFLAIKGLERMVKTMEIMGRSKKTRYSYTVVPTMYDKRTKASPAALQVLSEQYGDSLWRDVIPVDTKFRDASLAHLPASHYASGSRGVKAYERLLDFLLAGEFGHVKIG; encoded by the coding sequence TTGAAAGTCTGGACCATTGCGAATCAAAAAGGTGGGGTTGGAAAAACCACTTCAGTAGCCAGTTTGGCGGGTGCGCTCGCTAAACGGGGTAAGCGTGTACTGATGATTGACACCGATCCCCACGCATCGCTTGGTTATTACCTTGGCATTGACTCCGAAGAGGTTCCCGGTTCGCTATTTGACGTGTTTGTGGCGCATAAGAGTTTGACGACTGATTTAGTGAAATCCCACATAGTACCCACCTTAGTCGATGGCTTAGATTTACTGCCTGCTACGATGGCGTTAGCCACGTTAGACCGAGCGCTAGGACATCAAGAGGGTATGGGGTTGGTGCTGCGTAATTTATTGGCTCTGGTTGCCGATGATTACGATGTGGCGATTGTGGACTGTCCTCCCGTGTTAGGGGTGTTGATGGTAAACGCGCTGGCGGCCAGTCAACACATAGTGATCCCTGTGCAAACCGAATTTCTAGCCATCAAAGGGCTCGAACGTATGGTAAAAACCATGGAAATCATGGGGCGGTCAAAGAAAACCCGTTATAGCTATACCGTCGTACCCACTATGTACGATAAACGTACTAAGGCATCACCTGCAGCCTTGCAGGTGCTGAGTGAACAATATGGCGACAGCCTTTGGCGAGATGTTATCCCCGTAGATACTAAGTTTAGAGACGCCAGTTTGGCACATTTACCCGCTTCCCATTATGCAAGCGGCAGTCGTGGCGTGAAAGCTTACGAGCGATTATTAGATTTTCTTTTAGCTGGGGAGTTTGGCCATGTCAAAATCGGTTGA
- the rfaH gene encoding transcription/translation regulatory transformer protein RfaH, whose translation MKAWYLLYCKPRSEARAQQNLALQNLETYLPMVSEEKSQRGQKRICRVPLFPNYLFINFDPSQTSVKQVNSTRGVSRIVNCQEKMTPIDDRIIHAIRMKELTPSQAVLDTELELKTGEKIRFKDGPFVDLEGIFQEKCPNKRCHVLFNIMGQSQVVAVPVDSVVRL comes from the coding sequence ATGAAGGCATGGTACCTTTTGTATTGTAAACCTCGAAGTGAAGCGAGGGCTCAACAGAACTTAGCGCTTCAAAATTTAGAGACATACTTACCAATGGTTTCTGAAGAAAAATCTCAACGCGGACAAAAGCGGATCTGTCGCGTACCTTTATTTCCGAATTATCTGTTCATCAATTTCGACCCAAGCCAAACCAGTGTTAAGCAGGTCAACTCTACCCGTGGTGTGAGCCGTATCGTCAACTGTCAGGAAAAAATGACGCCTATCGACGATCGTATTATCCACGCCATTCGCATGAAAGAATTAACGCCTTCCCAAGCAGTTTTAGACACTGAACTAGAGCTAAAAACTGGGGAAAAAATTCGCTTTAAAGACGGCCCTTTTGTTGATTTAGAAGGCATTTTTCAAGAGAAATGTCCAAACAAGCGCTGTCATGTTTTGTTTAATATTATGGGGCAGAGCCAAGTGGTTGCTGTTCCAGTGGATTCAGTTGTTAGGTTATAG